A segment of the Campylobacter vulpis genome:
ATAAAACAAAGAGACAAAATATAGAGCAGATTCGAAATTTATGGAATGAAGGAGTATGATATGGGTATAGGAAATATAGGTGTTAGTGGTTGGATTATTATTTTGGTGATTGTCATTTTGCTTTTTGGAGCGAAAAAAATCCCAGAACTTGCTAAAGGCGTTGGTAAGGGCATTAAAACCTTTAGAAGTGAAATGGATAATGATGATGAGCCAAAAAATGCAACGAAAATAGAAGAAAAGCCTGAAGAGAAAAAGACTGCTAGTGAAGCAAATTTAGATGAAGTCAAAAAAGCTTAAGGTTTTGTTTTGAAAAATGTAGTTTATGAAGAAATTTATAAAATTTTAGGGCGAGATTTTATCCTTGAAAATCCAAAAGATAAAACTTTAGCACATTTTGCTACCCCACTTGCCTTTTCTTTAGCTAAGGAATTTAAAAAATCTCCTGCTTTGATCGCTGCGAATTTGGCATTGAAATTTGAAAATCATTTTTATTTCGAAAAGGTTGAAGCGGTAAATGGCTATTTAAATTTTAGACTTTCTAAAACTTTTTTGGATACTCTTGCTAAAAAAGCTTTAAAGCAGCCTGATAAATTTGGTAAGGGACAGGTGAAAAGTGAAAGCTTTTTGCTTGAATATGTCAGTGCAAATCCCACAGGTCCTCTTCACATAGGGCATGCGAGGGGGGCTATTTTTGGTGATACCTTGGCAAGAGTGGCGAGACATTTGGGCTATCAGTTTGATACGGAGTATTATGTTAATGATGCGGGCAATCAAATCGACTTGCTTGGACTTTCAGTTTTATCTAAGGTTAAGATACTTTGTTTAAATGAAGAGCTTGAATACCCAGAAAATGCTTATAAGGGCGAGTATATTGATGATTTGGCGCGTGAGGCATTTGCAAATTTTGAAAAAGATTTTTTTACAATGGAAAATGTGCCAAATTTAGCTTTTTGGGCTAAGGATAAAATGCTTGATTTGATTAAGCAAAATTTAGCACAGGCAAAAATTACAATCGATCATTATGTGAGCGAAAGGTCTTATTATAACGCTTTGGAGGATACGATCAAATCCTTAAAAGCACACGGCGGTATTTATGAAAAGGATTATAAAATTTGGCTCGCTTCTTCGCTAAAGGGTGATGAAAAAGATCGCGTTATCGTGCGTGATGATGGGCGTGGGACTTATTTAGCTGCGGATATAGTCTATCATAAGGATAAAATGAGTAGAAACTATGATAAGTGTATTAATATTTGGGGTGCTGATCATCACGGCTATATCCCAAGAATGAAGGCTGCGATTGAATTTTTAGGTTTTAATCCACAAAATTTGGAAATTATCCTTGCACAAATGGTGTCTTTATTGAAAAATAATCAACCTTACAAAATGAGCAAGAGAGCTGGAAATTTCATCTTGATGAGCGAGATTTTAGACGAAATAGGAAGCGATGCTTTAAGATTTATTTTTTTAAGTAAAAAATGCGACACGCATTTAGAATTTGACATTGATACTCTTAAAA
Coding sequences within it:
- the argS gene encoding arginine--tRNA ligase — protein: MKNVVYEEIYKILGRDFILENPKDKTLAHFATPLAFSLAKEFKKSPALIAANLALKFENHFYFEKVEAVNGYLNFRLSKTFLDTLAKKALKQPDKFGKGQVKSESFLLEYVSANPTGPLHIGHARGAIFGDTLARVARHLGYQFDTEYYVNDAGNQIDLLGLSVLSKVKILCLNEELEYPENAYKGEYIDDLAREAFANFEKDFFTMENVPNLAFWAKDKMLDLIKQNLAQAKITIDHYVSERSYYNALEDTIKSLKAHGGIYEKDYKIWLASSLKGDEKDRVIVRDDGRGTYLAADIVYHKDKMSRNYDKCINIWGADHHGYIPRMKAAIEFLGFNPQNLEIILAQMVSLLKNNQPYKMSKRAGNFILMSEILDEIGSDALRFIFLSKKCDTHLEFDIDTLKKEDSSNPVFYINYAHARVRQIFLKAGKSLDDVLEADLSNLNDEATNLLFEALNLGAILNDAFEQRALQKIPDYLKNLAASFHKFYYENRVIGTENEESLLKLFALVALSIRTGFALMGIRAKDKMEH
- the tatA gene encoding twin-arginine translocase TatA/TatE family subunit, whose amino-acid sequence is MGIGNIGVSGWIIILVIVILLFGAKKIPELAKGVGKGIKTFRSEMDNDDEPKNATKIEEKPEEKKTASEANLDEVKKA